The proteins below are encoded in one region of Homo sapiens chromosome 2, GRCh38.p14 Primary Assembly:
- the LOC107985876 gene encoding uncharacterized protein LOC107985876: MLSMSQVPLLVRTGQLPAPLVSLLLWPPFSASVPLLPPCSPPEALSLHPEAGLRPPWSPRPTGGPRRPPPGAQRPHSPGARPLARSWGTLPGDLATPPFARTKRGLLFSGQACPARAAPALIRLITVHTATGARARPPLSHGREESPSVRAGNRAAIQLRPAPCCCRGHPSLRLLPFPCPLPLSVGLRAFHPPAVSLLVSLSVSPHLSPSLCFYLCLSPAFCYLSVPFSLPLCPEAFCLCVSVPWASPMAGVQPAPHWLHVGSQLKLSISFPSPAASGLRSLPAGDPRVLAPSKETKEALGPGHAS; this comes from the coding sequence ATGTTGTCCATGTCACAGGTACCATTACTAGTAAGAACGGGCCAGCTTCCTGCCCCTTTGGTGTCTCTCCTTCTCTGGCCTCCATTCTCGGCTTCtgttcctcttctccctccctgctctccGCCAGAGGCCCTAAGTCTGCACCCTGAAGCGGGGCTGCGGCCTCCCTGGAGTCCCAGGCCCACGGGCGGCCCCCGCCGGCCCCCTCCAGGTGCACAGAGGCCCCATTCTCCAGGCGCGCGTCCCCTCGCCCGCTCCTGGGGGACCCTGCCCGGTGACCTCGCGACCCCGCCGTTTGCGCGGACAAAGAGGGGCCTTTTGTTCTCTGGCCAGGCCTGCCCGGCCCGCGCAGCTCCCGCCCTAATCCGGCTAATTACGGTCCACACGGCGACCGGGGCGCGCGCTCGCCCACCACTTTCCCACGGCCGCGAAGAAAGCCCCTCAGTGCGCGCCGGGAACAGAGCGGCGATTCAGCTGCGCCCTGCGCCGTGCTGCTGCCGTGGCCACCCTTCGCTGCGTCTTCTGCCGTTCCCTTGTCCTCTACCTCTGTCTGTCGGTCTCCGGGCCTTCCACCCGCCGGCTGTTTCTCTTTTGGTCTCCCTCTCTGTGTCTCcccatctttctccctctctgtgtttttatctctgtctctccccgGCGTTCTGTTATCTGTCTGTCCCATTCTCTCTGCCCCTCTGCCCCGAGGCCTTCtgcctctgtgtctctgtccccTGGGCCTCTCCCATGGCGGGGGTTCAGCCTGCCCCTCACTGGCTCCACGTGGGGTCCCAGCTTAAGCTGAGCATCAGCTTCCCCAGCCCAGCAGCCTCGGGCCTCCGTTCTCTCCCCGCTGGGGACCCCAGGGTCCTGGCCCCTTCTAAGGAAACCAAGGAAGCTCTGGGGCCGGGCCATGCCTCCTAA